In Triticum aestivum cultivar Chinese Spring chromosome 5B, IWGSC CS RefSeq v2.1, whole genome shotgun sequence, the following proteins share a genomic window:
- the LOC123112943 gene encoding auxin-responsive protein SAUR36-like has product MIHPKKLAQLAKKCQRMLAAGTGARHRQHASDMVDDDCCSTASSVVADEGHCMVYSTDGARFEVPLAYLGTTVFAKLLRMSEEEFGFASGSDGGRITLPCDTMVMEYVLCLIRRETSEEVERAFLSSIAEHCHNYSASCVAPSMGLSHQFALCT; this is encoded by the coding sequence ATGATCCATCCAAAGAAGCTTGCTCAGCTGGCCAAGAAGTGCCAGCGGATGTTGGCAGCCGGGACCGGTGCTCGCCACCGGCAGCATGCCTCAGACATGGTCGATGATGATTGCTGCAGCACAGCGTCATCTGTGGTTGCCGATGAGGGCCACTGCATGGTGTACAGCACCGACGGAGCACGGTTTGAGGTCCCTCTGGCGTACCTCGGGACGACGGTCTTCGCCAAGCTCCTGAGGATGTCTGAGGAGGAGTTTGGGTTCGCAAGCGGCAGCGATGGAGGCAGGATCACGCTGCCCTGTGACACCATGGTGATGGAGTACGTCTTGTGCCTTATCAGGAGAGAGACCTCTGAGGAGGTTGAGAGGGCATTCTTGAGCTCTATTGCTGAGCATTGCCACAACTACAGTGCTAGTTGTGTGGCGCCATCGATGGGACTCAGCCATCAATTTGCTCTTTGTACTTAG
- the LOC123112946 gene encoding auxin-responsive protein SAUR36-like, with product MAGAKRLAQLAKRVEALGRKRLTAAAKEDQGCCTSAPAKGHCVMYTADGRRFEVPLVYLGTGVLGELLRMSQEEFGFASDGKITLPCDAVVMEYVMCLLRRNASAEVEKAVLSSMVTPCHYTGRVMPVVVGASSQICCL from the coding sequence ATGGCCGGCGCCAAGAGACTCGCTCAGCTGGCAAAGAGGGTGGAAGCGCTCGGGAGGAAGAGGCTCACCGCGGCGGCCAAGGAAGACCAAGGATGCTGCACCTCCGCACCGGCCAAGGGCCACTGCGTCATGTACACGGCCGACGGGAGGCGCTTCGAGGTCCCGCTGGTGTACCTCGGCACGGGGGTCTTGGGCGAGCTCCTGAGGATGTCCCAGGAGGAGTTTGGCTTCGCAAGTGATGGCAAGATCACGCTGCCCTGTGACGCCGTAGTGATGGAGTATGTCATGTGCTTGCTGAGGAGGAATGCCTCTGCCGAGGTTGAGAAGGCGGTGCTGAGCTCTATGGTGACGCCTTGCCACTACACTGGCCGTGTGATGCCTGTTGTTGTTGGAGCCAGCAGTCAGATTTGCTGTCTGTAG
- the LOC123112941 gene encoding T-complex protein 1 subunit beta, translated as MERVLKDDAIQEKGERARMASFVGAMAIADLVKTTLGPKGMDKILQSTGRGRSVTVTNDGATILKSLHIDNPAAKVLVDISKVQDDEVGDGTTSVVVLAGELLREAEKLVNMKIHPMTIIAGYRMAAECARNALLQKTMDNKDNTDKFRSDLMNIAMTTLSSKILSQDKEYFAELAVDAVLRLKGSTNLESIQILKKPGGSLKDSFLDEGFILDKKIGLGQPKRIENANILVANTAMDTDKVKIYGARVRVDSMSKVADIEAAEKQKMREKVEKIIGHGINCFVNRQLIYNFPEELFADAGILAVEHADFEGIERLALVTGGDIASTFDNPESVKLGHCKLIEEIMIGEDRLIHFSGVAMGQACTIVLRGASEHVLDEAERSLHDALCVLSQTVNDTRVIFGGGWPEMVMSKEVDELARRTPGKKSHAIDAFSRALQAIPTIIADNAGLDSAELISQLRAEHHKENSTVGIDVISGGLGDMQKRGICEAFKVKQAIVLSATEAAEMILRVDEIITCAPRRREDRM; from the exons ATGGAGAGGGTGCTCAAGGATGACGCCATACAGGAGAAGGGCGAGCGCGCCAGGATG GCATCTTTCGTTGGTGCCATGGCGATCGCCGACTTGGTCAAGACCACACTGGGCCCAAAAGGAATG GACAAGATCCTTCAGTCGACTGGCCGAGGGCGGAGTGTCACTGTTACAAATGATGGGGCTACCATTTTGAAGTCCCTTCACATCGACAACCCTGCTGCCAAGGTCCTTGTTG ACATCTCTAAAGTTCAAGACGATGAAGTTGGTGATGGAACAACTTCTGTTGTTGTTTTGGCTGGAGAACTTTTGAGGGAGGCTGAGAAGTTGGTTAACATGAAGATTCACCCGATGACTATTATTGCAG GTTACAGAATGGCTGCTGAGTGCGCCAGAAATGCTTTGTTGCAGAAGACCATGGACAACAAAGATAATACAG ACAAGTTCAGATCAGATCTCATGAACATCGCCATGACTACGCTTAGTTCGAAAATTCTCTCCCAGGACAAGGAGTATTTTGCTGAACTTGCAGTTGATGCTGTCCTCAGGCTTAAG GGTAGCACCAACTTGGAATCAATCCAAATTCTGAAGAAACCTGGAGGATCTCTTAAGGATTCGTTTTTGGACGAAGG GTTCATCCTTGATAAGAAGATTGGCCTTGGTCAACCAAAGCGAATTGAGAATGCTAATATTTTGGTTGCGAACACTGCTATGGATACAGATAAAGTTAAGATTTATGGGGCACGTGTCCGGGTGGATTCGATGTCTAAGGTTGCAGATATTGAAGCTGCTGAAAAGCAGAAAATGAGAGAGAAAGTTGAGAAAATCATTGGTCACGGGATCAACTGCTTTGTCAACAGGCAGCTAATCTACAACTTCCCCGAAGAACTTTTTGCTGATGCTGGCATCCTCGCAGTTGAGCATGCTGACTTTGAGGGCATCGAGCGGTTAGCTCTTGTCACGGGTGGTGATATTGCATCAACTTTTGACAACCCAGAGTCTGTTAAGCTTGGGCACTGCAAGCTCATTGAAGAGATTATGATTGGGGAGGACAGGCTGATTCATTTCTCCGGGGTTGCGATGGGGCAAGCTTGCACCATTGTCCTGAGAGGAGCAAG TGAGCATGTGCTTGATGAGGCTGAGAGGTCCTTGCATGACGCCCTATGTGTGCTTTCTCAGACAGTAAATGACACACGTGTCATATTTGGCGGTGGATGGCCTGAGATGGTGATGTCCAAAGAGGTGGATGAACTTGCAAGGAGGACCCCTGGGAAGAAATCTCATGCGATTGATGCTTTTTCGCGTGCCCTGCAAGCCATCCCAACAATCATAGCTGACAATGCTGGCCTGGATAGTGCCGAGCTGATCTCCCAGCTCCGAGCCGAGCACCACAAAGAGAACAGCACTGTTGGAATCGACGTCATCAGCGGCGGG CTGGGAGACATGCAGAAGCGTGGCATCTGCGAGGCGTTCAAGGTGAAGCAGGCCATCGTCCTGTCGGCGACCGAGGCTGCGGAGATGATCCTGAGGGTCGACGAGATCATAACCTGCGCCCCACGCAGGAGGGAGGACAGGATGTGA
- the LOC123116764 gene encoding cortical cell-delineating protein-like: protein MALTKVALFLALNIGLIAIVHGNPPMVLAPPLVPTPPVAPAPSIGGSCPINPLKITVCSNVLLLLKLRINVPETEQCCPLLSGLADLDAAVCVCTAIKANLLGLIPVDIPVDLTLLLNHCNKTYPSTFTCSP from the coding sequence ATGGCGCTAACAAAAGTTGCTCTCTTCCTTGCCCTCAACATTGGTCTCATTGCTATTGTGCATGGTAACCCTCCAATGGTTCTTGCACCACCTTTGGTGCCTACCCCACCTGTTGCACCGGCGCCGTCGATTGGTGGTTCCTGCCCAATCAACCCACTAAAGATAACTGTGTGCAGCAATGTGTTGTTGCTACTCAAGCTCCGGATCAATGTGCCGGAGACCGAGCAATGTTGCCCACTGCTTAGTGGGTTGGCTGATCTAGATGCCGCAGTCTGTGTTTGCACTGCCATCAAGGCCAACCTCCTTGGCCTCATCCCCGTCGACATTCCCGTCGACCTGACCCTCCTACTCAACCATTGTAACAAGACATATCCCTCTACTTTCACCTGCTCACCATGA